A stretch of Henckelia pumila isolate YLH828 chromosome 4, ASM3356847v2, whole genome shotgun sequence DNA encodes these proteins:
- the LOC140860547 gene encoding uncharacterized protein has protein sequence MVLQSNSIDAWSHLIRGEGQNFKNADEFRKVLKNYAIATMRSFVYKKNDQQKIFVVCNVSGCAWKIYASKYKADGTFGIRKFCLQHVCEEANLRSRGHPKADSVWVAIIVKDKLRGKPSYRPSAIVRDINREYGVELKYHTSWMGKEITMHQLYGIEKECFDKLRWYCDTLKQTNPGSWADCEFTFFSDRHSGLVKTIPNIFAGSHHAYCLRHLVDDFRTRVDRSSSLLFEVLDGDKSCAVDLGNWSCSCRIWKINGIPCNHVCAAIESKGLSIYDFCDSCYKVENYRRAYAAVVNPIPTFDFNADLPHSNGDIIRPLDVRSQPGRRRTQRFPSQVKKRVTKCARCHKPGHNRRKCKEAI, from the exons ATGGTTCTACAAAGTAACTCCATTGATGCTTGGAGTCATTTGATTCGTGGAGAGgggcaaaattttaaaaatgctgATGAGTTTCGAAAGGTTCTTAAAAACTATGCTATTGCTACCATGAGATCGTTCGTGTATAAGAAAAATGACCAACAAAAGATTTTCGTTGTTTGTAATGTCAGTGGTTGTGCATGGAAAATATATGCATCCAAATATAAGGCAGATGGAACGTTTGGAATTAGAAAATTTTGTCTTCAGCACGTATGTGAAGAGGCAAATCTTCGTAGCAGAGGTCATCCAAAGGCTGATTCTGTTTGGGTGGCGATTATCGTTAAAGATAAATTGAGAGGGAAACCATCATACCGACCGTCCGCAATTGTAAGAGATATTAATAGGGAATATGGCGTTGAATTGAAGTACCATACATCATGGATGGGCAAAGAAATAACAATGCATCAACTTTATGGGATAGAGAAAGAATGTTTTGATAAATTGAGGTGGTATTGTGATACTTTGAAACAAACAAATCCTGGTAGTTGGGCTGATTGTGAG TTCACATTCTTTTCTGATAGACATAGTGGTCTTGTTAAGACAATCCCCAATATATTTGCCGGTAGTCACCATGCATATTGTCTACGACACTTGGTGGATGATTTTCGTACGCGG GTTGATAGGTCTAGTTCATTGCTTTTTGAGGTTCTGGATGGTGATAAAAGTTGTGCAGTGGACCTGGGAAACTGGAGTTGCTCATGTAGAATCTGGAAAATTAATGGGATCCCTTGTAACCATGTTTGTGCTGCTATTGAGTCAAAGGGTTTGTCAATATATGACTTTTGTGACTCTTGCTACAAAGTTGAAAATTATCGGAGAGCTTATGCGGCAGTTGTCAATCCAATCCCTACATTTGATTTCAATGCTGATTTACCACATTCTAATGGCGATATAATTAGACCTTTGGATGTTCGATCACAGCCAGGACGTAGAAGGACACAAAGATTCCCGTCTCAAGTAAAGAAACGTGTTACCAAGTGCGCACGGTGTCACAAACCAGGGCATAACCGTAGAAAATGCAAGGAAGCAATATAG